One window from the genome of Scyliorhinus canicula unplaced genomic scaffold, sScyCan1.1, whole genome shotgun sequence encodes:
- the LOC119960970 gene encoding zinc finger protein 16-like yields PFTCSECGKGFTQPSGLSTHQRFHSRERPFACSTCGKGFTLSAHLLSHQRVHTDEKPFQCPDCGKCYKRSGELMCHQRVHTDERPFRCSHCGTGFRRSSHLSVHQRIHTVERPFVCTKCGKGFTQASDLQKHQRIHTDERPFQCPDCEKCYKRFGELLQHQRVHTDERPFRCSHCGTGFRRSSHLTVHQRIHTGERPFICSECGKGFIQSSELLNHQRIHSDERPFPCPDCGNSYKRSGELMRHQRVHTDKRPFTCSHCGTGFRQSSHLTAHRRIHTGERPFACSKCGKGFTQASTLQKHQRIHTGERPFTCSQFL; encoded by the exons ccattcacctgctccgagtgtgggaagggattcactcagccatctggtctgtccacacaccagcgatttcactccagggagaggccattcgcctgctcaacgtgtgggaagggatttactctttcagcccacctgctgagtcaccagcgagttcacactgatgagaaaccgtttcaatgtccagactgcgggaagtgctataaaagatCTGGAgaactgatgtgccatcaacgtgttcacactgacgagagaccattcaggtgctctcactgtgggactgggttcagacgatcatctcacctctctgtacatcagcgaattcacacagtTGAGAGGCCATTCGTCTgcaccaagtgtgggaagggattcactcaggcatccgacctgcagaagcaccagcgaattcacactgatgagagaccgtttcaatgtccagactgtgagAAGTGCTATAAACGTTTTGGAGAACTGTTGcaacatcaacgtgttcacactgacgagagacctttcaggtgctctcactgcgggactgggttcagacgatcatctcacctcactgtgcaccagcgaattcacaccggggagagaccattcatctgctccgagtgtgggaagggattcattcagtcatccgaaCTTCTgaatcaccagcgaattcacagtgACGAGAGGCCGTTTccatgtccagactgtgggaactcctataaacgttctggggaactgatgcgtcatcaacgtgttcacactgacaagAGACCGTTTacgtgctctcactgtgggactgggttcagacaatcgTCTCACCTCACTGCACAtcggcgaattcacactggggagagaccattcgccTGTTccaagtgtggaaagggattcactcaggcaTCCACCCTAcagaagcaccagcgaattcacactggggagaggccattcacctgctcccagt ttctgtag